The nucleotide window CGCTGCTCGACTACTCCACCGCGCGGAGCGCGGGGCGCGGCTGCGCGGCGCAGATCCAGGTCTCGGGCGTGACGTTCGACATGAACTGCCGGAACGGCAAGGCCGAGAACGTCATGATCGGCGGGACGAAGGTCGAGCCGCACCTCTTCTACGAGCTCGCGACGAACAACTACATGGCGTGGGGCGGCTCGGGCTTCGAGATGCTGAAGATCAACACGACCAAGGAGGACACGGGGATCTCGCTCCGCGACGCGGTGACGAGCTTCATGCTCCACCACCCCGTGCTCCCCGAGTGCGAGGTCGAGGGCCCCGGCGGCTGCGAGTCCGGCATCGCGGTCGAGGACGGCCGCATCCGGCCGACATACTGAGGGCGGCATGGGCGAGTGTCGACACGGCCTCCTGATCCTGTTCGCCGTCGCGGCGGCCGCGATCGGCTGCGAGAAGCGGATCGCGAGCGTCGACGACGGCCCGCTCAGCTTCGAGGTGCGGATCGTCGACGGCGGGATCGGCTCGGAGGAGGAGCCGCTGCCGTTCTCGCACGCGCCGTTCGCGTTGACCGTCGACGTCGACGCGATCGGGCGCGACGGCGCGCCGGACACCGCGTTCGCGGGGACGCTCCACCTCAAGATCGAGCCCCGCGGGAAGCTCGCGGAGGACCAGGCCGAGTGGCTCGAGATGACGGGCGGCGTCGCGCGCGGTGTTCCCGTCCGGCTCTACGACGTGCACAACGTCGCGAACGTCTGGGTGGAGCACACGGGGACCGACGACTCTCCGGGGAACTACGCGACCGGGCTCTCGCAGGAGATCCGGGCGGTGAACCCCACGATCCGCAACGTGCAGGAGGTGACCCCGGATCCCGTCCTCCAGACGTGGCTGACCTCGGCGCTCGCCGGCGAGTTCGTCATCGTCGATCTGGAGGGCCGGACGGTGGTCGTGACCGGCGTGACGAACGACGGCTGCTACGTCACCGACACGACCGAGCCCGGCCTCTCGTACGCGTCGATTTACGTCTACAACTTCTCGAGGCCCGAGGTCGAGGTCGGAGACCGCCTCGGGAGCCTGAGCGGCACCAACGACGAGTTCTTCGGGTTCACCGAGCTCTCGTTCCCGTCGTGGAAGGCGGACGGCACGGCCGAGGTGCCGGCGCCGGTGGTCATCGACGCGGCGAACGTGGACGACAGCGACACCCTGGAGATGTACGAGAGCGCGCTCGTCGAGGTGCAGGACGCGGTCGTGTGCCCGCTCGGCGAGGGCTTCTACACCTACGGCCAGTGGGCCGTGCTCGTGGATCCGGCCGCGGACTGCGGCGGTGGGGACGGCAAGATCAACGTGGTCAGCGCGTTCACGGCCGCCGACTTCGATCCGGAGGAGCACGTCGGCGAGACGCTGCCGCTCGTCAGGGGCAACCTGCGCTTCCACTCGTCGGCGGATCCGTCGTGGATGATCTACGTGCGTTCGGAAGAGGACATCGCCGCCGCGGGCGCCGACTGAGGCGTCGCGGGGGCCCGCATTCGAGGAGGACGAAAATGAGACGATCGACGATGACTTTGGTGCTGCTCGCGGCGCTCGCGGCCGCGGCCGGCACGTGGTTCACGGCCTGCGGCGCGACCGACAACGGCGGCGGCTCCGATGGCGACACCGACAGCGATACGGACACGGACGGCGACTCGGACGCCGACACCTCGATCTACGACGTCCGCCAAGGCGAGGTGCCGGTCAACGAGGTCGTGACCCTCGCCGGCGTGATCGTGACGGCGCCGACCCTGATCGACTCCGAGGACGGCAGCGGGACGATCTACGTCGAGGAGCCCGAGGGCGGGCCGTGGTCGGGCATCATCCTGTACCTGTACAGCGACGTGACGCTGGAGGTCTCGGCCGCGCGCGGCGACGTCGTCACCGTGACCGGGCAGTACCAGGAGTTCTACGGGCTGTCCGAGATCGTCGTCTCCCAGGCGACGGATCTCGTGGTCACCGGCACGGCCGACGTCCCGGCGCCCGCGGTCGTCGCGCCCTCCGGCGTGTGCACCGGCGGCGCGGACGCCGAGTCGTACGAGAGCGTGCTCGTCAGCGTCGAGGACGTGACCGTCACGGACGAGGACATGGGGTACGGCCAGTTCCAGGTGGCGGACGCGCTGCTCGTCGCCGACACCTTCTTCGTCGAGGGCGGCGGCCCGTCCACCGGCAACGTCACGGTGGCGGACGGCGACACGTTCGAGGCGATCCACGGCATCCTCGAGTTCGGCTACGACGAGCACAAGCTCTCGCCGCGCGACGCCGCCGACTACGTCGGGTTCTCGGGCGGCGACACCGACACCGATTCCGACAGCGACGCGGACGTGACGATCTACGAGATCCAGCAGGGCGACGTGGACGAGGACACGGGCGTGATCCTGACCGACGTCGTGGTCACGAGCCCGCTCATCTACGACGGCTCCGGCTTCTTCGTCGAGGAGGCCGCGGGCGGGCAGTACTCGGGGATCTACGTCCACGTCTGGGAGCCGATCGACGATCCGGTCTCGATCTCCGTCGGCGACCTCGTCACGATCACAGGCACCTACACCGAGTTCTACGACTTCTCGGAGGTGTCCATCAACGGCGGCTCGGACGTGACCTACCTCGACGCCGGGACCGTGCCGGCGCCGGTCGCGATCTCCGATCCGGCGACGATCGCCACCGGCGGCGCGGACGCCGAGGCGTACGAGGGCGTGCTCGTGACCGTGAGCGACCTGGCGGTCACGGATGCCGAGGCCGACGCGTACGGCAACTTCATCGTCGACGACTCGCTGTGGGTCGGCTCGCTGTTCTTCACCGATTGGCTCGAGTACACGGTCGGCGACACTTTCACGTCGATCACCGGGACGATGTACTACACGTACTCGAATTTCATTCTCGAGCCGCGCACGCTCGCTGATTTGGTGGAGTGATGCGTCGAGCCCTTCTCGCATCGGGCGCCTTCGCGCTCGCGCTCGCGTGGAGCGGGATCGCCGCAGCGCAGTACGAGCCGCCGCCGCCCCCGCCCCCGCCGCCGGTCGATCCCGCGGCGCCGGCTCCGCCCGAGGCGATGCAGCCGGCCGAGCCGCCACCCGCGCCTGCGCCGGAGCCGTTACCCGCGCCCACGCCGGAGCCGCCGCCCGCGCCGCCGCCGCCGCCGCCCGCGCCGCCGCCTCCTCCTCCTCCCCCGCCGCCGAAGAGCGAGCCGTCGGAGTGGGACAGGTGGTTCGGCGGCAAGTTCATGGACACGCGCCTCACCTTCGTGTTCACGGACGACAACACGCTCGCGGGGCCGGAGGACCGATCTCCGCAGCCGGGCTTCTTCAACGTGGACGACGAGCAGTTCTACGAGGGGCTCGACAGCGAGAAGCGGGGCCGCGAGAACGAGACCCAGCTCGTGCTGTACAAGCGCATGCCGTCGTACTTCCACAGGCTCGACGCCGAGGCGGCGCTCGTGCTCGAGATGGCGATCGGCATCGACGACACGCAGATCGGCGACGACGGCAGCTACCTCAAGCTGAACCTCTACACGGAGCGCGACGACTTCGACGGCGACAACGTCTCGCTGACCCTGTTCCCGGTCGACTCCCAGCGCATGCTGCTCGGCTACACGTACGACATCACCTGGGGCGGCGAGCGGATCTTCCCGAACAACCCCGGGCTCGTCCCCGGCGCGCGGCTCAGGTACGACTTCGCGGTCGGCGGGACGCACGAGGGGTACGTGTACGCCGGCGTCAAGACCGCGCAGCTCCTCAACCAGGCGATCGACGAGCGGCAGACCTACTACGGCGCGCTCGGCGGGTTCGGGGTCGGGATCACGAAATGGCTGAGCTTCGACGGGAGCGGCGGCTACTTCCAGCGCGGCGCGTTCCCGCCGCAGAGCTACACGGACACGAGCGAGGACGGCGACGCCGAGGACGCCACGGGCATCGGCGGGAAGACGATGGACGCGTTCGGCGGCTCGGCGCGGATCGTCCTGCACCACGGCCTGCCGATCCAGGACTCGGTCGACTTCCGGCTCTACAAGGTGACGCCGGACGCGGCCCAGATCATCGGCGCGACGCAGGCCTACGACGGCGGCTTCGCGTTCTCGCTCTCGGGCGAGTACACGCTCGTCGCGCAGTCGCTCATCAAGTTCGACGACGCGAACTCCTCGGAGTACGTGCCGTCGTCCGCGGCGGCCGTGAGTGGAAAGCTCCGCCTGGCCCGGGCGCGGTTCCACGCCGACTTCGTGCACCGCGATCTCGCGTACGTCGTGTTCGACATCCCGGGCGTGTTCCCGTACCACGGGTTCCCGGGCGGCGCGGACGCCCGGCCCGAGTGGTTCTTCGCCGTGGGCGCGGACTACTTCTTCGAGACGTCGCGCCTGACGCCGGGGCTCATCTTCGCGTACAAGCGGCCGGCCGTGTACTCGATCACCGACTCCGAAGGCGTCGAGCACAACTCGGTGTACAGGAGCGTCGAGGACATGGAGATCCTGCCCTCCGGACAGGAGCCGTTCGACATCCTCTCGTTCAAGGCCACGCTGAAGTGGGACGTCGCGCAGTTCCTCGCGTTCGTCGGCGAGCTGCGCTACACGCTCGACAAGAACAAGTCCAAGATCGGCGAGGACAACACCCGCGAGTGGGAAAAGAAGAACGTGACCAACCAGCTCGGGTTCGCGCTGCTCGCCCAGGCCAAGTGGTAGCGAGCGTCTACGTCCACCTGCCGTTCTGCCGCGGACGGTGCCCCTACTGCGACTTCACCTCGAACGACGCCGCCGAGATCCCGGAGGCCGCGTATGCCCGCGCGCTCGCGGCCGAGCTGCGGTGGCGGATGTCGATGCCCGGCGGGGCGGGCCCGTTCGAGACGGTGTACCTCGGCGGCGGCACGCCGTCGCTCCTGCCGGCTGCCTGGATCGCCGGGATCCTCCGCGCGCTCCCCGTCGCGCTCGGCGCGGAGGTGACCGTCGAGGCGAACCCGGGCGACGCCGACGCGGGCTGGTTCGAGGCGCTCGTCGCCGCGGGCGCCACGCGCTTCTCGATAGGCGTCCAGGCGACCGACGGCGCGCGGCTGCGCTGGCTCGGGCGCAGGCACGGCGTCGACGAGGCGATCCGATCCCTGCGGCTCGCCAGGGAGTCGGGCGCACGCTCGGTGAGCGCGGACCTGATCTACGGGACGCCCGGGCACACGCCGGAGGGGGCGGCGGCCGAGGCGCGCGCCCTCGTCGAGCTCGGGGCCGAACACGTCTCGGCGTACGAGCTCACCGTGTCGCCGCGGACTCCCCTCGGGCGGCGGGCCGCGGCGGGCGATCTCGGCCTCCCGGGCGAGGAGGCGCTCGTCGCGCTCTGGGACGCGGTCGGCGCGGCGCTCGCCGGGCTCGGCCTCGAGAGGTACGAGGTCTCGAGCTACGCGAAGTCCGGGCACCGCTGTCGCCACAACGAGAGCTATTGGCGCGGCGGCGAGTACGCGGGGCTCGGCAGCGGCGCTTGCGGGCACGCGAGGACGGCCGAAGGAAGGCTGCGCTACGCGAACACTGCGGACGTCGGGGAGTACGTCGAGGCCGCGCTCGCGAGACGTTTCCCGGCGGACGGAGGCGGGATCGGCCAGGGCGCGGTGTCGGACCCCGTCGACGACGCGGCGCGCGCCCGGGAGCTCGTCATGCTCGGCCTGCGGTGGGCGGACGGGATCGATCTCGACGAGCTCGACAGGCTCGCCGGCGCGGAGCGGACCGCCGCGTTCTCGTCGTCGCTGATCCACGACGGGCACGCCCGGATCTCGGGGCGCCGCCTCGTCCCCACGCGCGAGGGGATGCTCCTCGCCGACGGGTTGGCGGAGAGGTTCTGAGGGCTACTCGGCCTTGCAGACCCCGCCCGCACAGACGAGGTCGCCCGGGCAGTCCTTGTCCTTGGTGCAGTTCTTCGGGGGCTCGGCCGCGGCCGGGGCGACGACGGCCGGCTCCGGGGGCGGCGCGACGGGCGCGGCGGCCGCCGGCGGCGGAGTCCCGTACGGGACGAGCGGCGCGACCACCGCGGGGATCTCGTTCCGGACGGCCCGCTTCGAGTACTGGTTGATGCCGGGGCCCATCATCGAGTCGACCGCCCGCCGGGCCGCCATGCGCAGGTGATCCATGAGCCGGACCTCGTTGCCCCACGGCGCCTGGACCGTGGCCTCGGTCGTGCCCCACCACGTCACCTCGCCGGTCTTCGTGGAGAAGGCGCGCAGCGAGATCTGGGCGTAGGAGAGGAAGAAGCGCGGCGTCAGCTTCCCGAAGTCGTCCCGGAGGTAGCGGAGGGTGTCCGGATCCACCGCGTCGGCGTCGCCGTAGACGACGAAGTCGGCCTCGGTGATCTTCCCGATCTGGCGCAGGATCTCCAGGTCGGAGAGATCGGCGTTGTACATGCCGGCCTCCGTGCGGCGCACCTCGGCGACGACGCGGTCGAGCATGTTCCGCTCCACGACGTCCACGCCGTGGCGGAGGAACTCGATGGTGACGAGATCCGCGAGGCCGCTCCCCTTGTAGCCGGTGAAGGTGAGCACGGCGACCTTCTGGCCCGGGACGATCGCGAACTGGCCGTAGCGGTTGGCCTGGACGACGGACGTCATCGTCTCCTTCGGCCCCATGAAGCAGCCGCCGAGGCACGCGCTCACGAGCGCCGCCGCGACGGACAGCACGAGCATCTTCGGCGTCTTCATCGCGCACCTCCCGTCGGCAGGAACCGCGCGACCATCTCGTCGACGATCGCGATCACGTTCGAGGTGCTGGTCATCTCCGGCTGCTTGGCGAGCAGCCGCGGCGTGATCCGCTGCGCCAGGTACATCGTGTCGACCCAGACGACCTGTCCGGTGCGCGTGTCCACGCCCGTGACGCTCAGCCCCGTGAGCCCGATGTAGTAGAGCTCGAGGTTCGGCGTCATGTTCCAGCCGCCGCGCTCGGCGATCAGCGTGCCGCGCACGAGCAGATCGACCTTGAGCAGCTTGCCCAGGCGGCGGATCTTCTCGACGTCCGAGAGATCGAGAAGCTCCTGCTGGATGAGCCCCTGCTCGCGCACGAGGTCGTTGACCTTGTTGCGCTCGACCATCTGGACGCCGCGCGAGGCGAGGGCGTTGATGAGCGCGTTCGAGTAGAGGATGACGTCGGCCGCGTCCTGCTCGGTCCCGAGGGAGCCCTTCTGAGCGGCGACGCTCGCCGCCGCGGCGTCCTTCTGGAGCACCGACGAGCCGGACGCGTAGCCGACGTAGAGCACCGCCGCGCGCCTGTAGCTCGCCGGGTCGATGCCGGGCCGGACGAACGACTCGTAGTCCGCGAACTTGTACGGCTGCGGGCCGCAGCCGCTGGCCGCCAGCGCCCCGACGGCGGCGACGGCGACGGCCAGCCACGCTCTCTTCGCTCTGTTCATCGGAATCCGTCCTCCTTTCACCGCCCCCTCGGGAGAGGGCGTGGTCACCGGATCGCGTAGCTCATCTTGAGCAGCCAGTCGCCCGCGCCGTCCTGCGACGCGTCGACCTCCTGCCCGAGGTCGTAGACCCGCTCGACGCGGTCGTTGAGCGCGGCGGGCGGCGTGTTGTAGGGCGGCCCGGCGAGCAGGTTCTTGAGCGCCTTCCGCTGCTGCTGCCGCGCCTCGCCGATCGCCTTGAGCTGGTCTCCCCGGGTGCGCTCCGTCGACTTCGTCGTGATGAGCACGAGCGGGCCCTGCTGCTCCAGGAGCGCCGCGCCCTCCAGGGTCGCCGGCAGGTTCAGGTCCGCCACCGCGCCCGTCGCGATCGTGGCGACGCGATCCTCGGACGGCGGCGGCGGCGCAGCCGGC belongs to Pseudomonadota bacterium and includes:
- a CDS encoding 5'-nucleotidase C-terminal domain-containing protein codes for the protein SRFGANGGDSMLGNLVCEAMQRRKYVETDFCVTNSLGIRTDILEGDVTVETMFNVLPFENTITKMVLSGVEVQALLDYSTARSAGRGCAAQIQVSGVTFDMNCRNGKAENVMIGGTKVEPHLFYELATNNYMAWGGSGFEMLKINTTKEDTGISLRDAVTSFMLHHPVLPECEVEGPGGCESGIAVEDGRIRPTY
- a CDS encoding CsgG/HfaB family protein, encoding MKTPKMLVLSVAAALVSACLGGCFMGPKETMTSVVQANRYGQFAIVPGQKVAVLTFTGYKGSGLADLVTIEFLRHGVDVVERNMLDRVVAEVRRTEAGMYNADLSDLEILRQIGKITEADFVVYGDADAVDPDTLRYLRDDFGKLTPRFFLSYAQISLRAFSTKTGEVTWWGTTEATVQAPWGNEVRLMDHLRMAARRAVDSMMGPGINQYSKRAVRNEIPAVVAPLVPYGTPPPAAAAPVAPPPEPAVVAPAAAEPPKNCTKDKDCPGDLVCAGGVCKAE
- a CDS encoding CsgG/HfaB family protein, with the translated sequence MNRAKRAWLAVAVAAVGALAASGCGPQPYKFADYESFVRPGIDPASYRRAAVLYVGYASGSSVLQKDAAAASVAAQKGSLGTEQDAADVILYSNALINALASRGVQMVERNKVNDLVREQGLIQQELLDLSDVEKIRRLGKLLKVDLLVRGTLIAERGGWNMTPNLELYYIGLTGLSVTGVDTRTGQVVWVDTMYLAQRITPRLLAKQPEMTSTSNVIAIVDEMVARFLPTGGAR
- the hemW gene encoding radical SAM family heme chaperone HemW, coding for MVASVYVHLPFCRGRCPYCDFTSNDAAEIPEAAYARALAAELRWRMSMPGGAGPFETVYLGGGTPSLLPAAWIAGILRALPVALGAEVTVEANPGDADAGWFEALVAAGATRFSIGVQATDGARLRWLGRRHGVDEAIRSLRLARESGARSVSADLIYGTPGHTPEGAAAEARALVELGAEHVSAYELTVSPRTPLGRRAAAGDLGLPGEEALVALWDAVGAALAGLGLERYEVSSYAKSGHRCRHNESYWRGGEYAGLGSGACGHARTAEGRLRYANTADVGEYVEAALARRFPADGGGIGQGAVSDPVDDAARARELVMLGLRWADGIDLDELDRLAGAERTAAFSSSLIHDGHARISGRRLVPTREGMLLADGLAERF